One segment of Carya illinoinensis cultivar Pawnee chromosome 13, C.illinoinensisPawnee_v1, whole genome shotgun sequence DNA contains the following:
- the LOC122291813 gene encoding uncharacterized protein LOC122291813, which produces MAWTYLAKRSGIIIQNGFGGFALVKTSFTFNGTPRYEASTKQTELELDMNKEEVEAMTRRWMASCSGRLCVSPAMAPAAGNSKPEDGLLFLRDRHFELHGEIMMFALVAFFCLFILFLVMLPYLKHLSNNESEYSGSVAPQNSCPFPWLRKRRMEDVTPEVSLQGENEFSRKFPLILKFGSDRCVSYLVSAESKAIIFVTNITNVWL; this is translated from the exons ATGGCATGGACATATCTAGCCAAACGTAGTGGGATAATAATACAGAATGGTTTTGGTGGCTTCGCGTTAGTCAAAACGAGCTTCACGTTCAATGGAACCCCCAGATACGAAGCAAGCACCAAACAAACAGAGCTAGAGTTAGATATGAATAAGGAGGAAGTAGAAGCGATGACACGAAGATGGATGGCTTCCTGCAGCGGGCGGCTCTGTGTCTCGCCTGCCATGGCTCCTGCTGCAGGCAATTCGAAACCAGAAGATGGGCTCCTCTTTTTGCGTGACAGGCACTTTGAGCTACATGGAGAGATCATGATGTTTGCGCTTGTCGCTTTCTTCTGTCTTTTCATCCTATTCCTCGTCATGCTGCCTTATCTCAAGCACCTTAGCAATAATGAATCGGAGTATTCAGGCTCCGTGGCACCTCAAAACTCATGTCCCTTCCCGTGGCtgaggaagaggaggatggAGGATGTCACACCAGAAGTATCACTgcagggcgagaatgaatttagcAGGAAATTCCCCCT TATTCTGAAGTTTGGCTCTGATCGATGCGTGTCTTATCTGGTTTCCGCCGAGAGCAAAGCCATAATATTCGTAACCAATATCACTAACGTATGGTTGTGA
- the LOC122291816 gene encoding SAGA-associated factor 11, translating into MASHAQLSSHFFGDLLDSIIVDVASECHRIARLGLDRNLEEEEEELKLSAQARERVTDPNNSGEANSKYVVDIFGQTHPPIASDVFECMNCHRPIMAGRFAPHLEKCMGKGRKARFKGTRSSTAAQNRHSRGSPVSTYPPYPNSTSTNQLSNGTSGVAGEEYSNGTFPEP; encoded by the exons ATGGCTTCTCATGCTCAG ctttcatctcatttttttggGGATCTCCTTGATTCCATTATTGTTGACGTGGCATCTGAGTGTCATCGAATAGCAAGGTTGGGCCTTGATCGTAAtttggaagaagaggaagaagaactgAAGCTTTCAGCACAAGCTCGGGAAAGGGTAACTGATCCTAATAACAGTGGTGAAGCTAATAGCAAGTATGTGGTTGACATATTTGGACAAACTCATCCTCCTATAGCCAGTGATGTATTTGAGTGCATGAATTGTCATCGTCCTATCATGGCTGGGAGATTTGCTCCTCATTTGGAGAAGTGCATGGGAAAG GGTAGAAAGGCTCGATTCAAGGGAACAAGAAGTAGCACAGCCGCACAGAACCGGCATTCACGAGGGAGCCCTGTTTCTACATACCCTCCTTACCCAAATTCCACCAGCACAAACCAGTTATCAAACGGAACATCCGGTGTTGCAGGTGAGGAGTACTCAAATGGCACATTTCCAGAACCATGA
- the LOC122291814 gene encoding pentatricopeptide repeat-containing protein At1g06143-like isoform X2 produces MRKPCSKKLRRTTLLSACGRASRSVEEGGSCDRFGIARKGAEIHCRFLKLGFDRDGCIQTSLVFMYSQCGFVRLARLAFDEMTEKSVASWNIMLTAYDQINDFEAADALLELMPQKNVASWNTLIARHVRSSNTEAARKVFQEMPERDAVSWNSMIACHVQVKDYAGALTFFCEMQTAEVEATEVTLISVLGACAKIGALEIGRKIHESLKEKRYNIEGYLGNALVDMYAKSGNLSLARKVFNELKMKPISCWNAMIMGLAVHGHCEEALGLFADMELRLDEIRPNRVTFIGVLIACSHQGLVGQGRQYFKRMMNEYKIMPDIKHYGCMVDLLSRWGLLYDACQMIKTMPLPSTAVLWRTLLGACRVHGNADLAEESFQELAKLEALTDGDYVLLSNIYAESERWDNVERLRNEMIGVGVLKKLGSSNIEMR; encoded by the exons ATGCGCAAGCCATGTTCGAAGAAACTACGAAGGACAACTCTTTTATCT GCGTGTGGTAGAGCTTCGAGGTCCGTGGAAGAAGGTGGATCATGCGATCGCTTTGGTATTGCTCGTAAGGGAGCTGAGATTCATTGCCGGTTTTTGAAGTTGGGGTTTGACCGTGATGGTTGCATTCAGACGTCGCTTGTTTTTATGTATTCTCAGTGTGGGTTTGTACGCCTCGCTCGTCTAGCGTTCGATGAAATGACTGAAAAAAGTGTCGCATCGTGGAATATCATGCTAACGGCCTACGATCAAATTAATGATTTCGAAGCGGCGGATGCTCTACTTGAGTTGATGCCTCAGAAAAATGTGGCTTCCTGGAACACCTTAATCGCAAGACATGTTAGGTCAAGTAACACTGAAGCTGCTAGAAAGGTGTTTCAAGAGATGCCTGAAAGGGATGCGGTCTCTTGGAATTCCATGATTGCTTGTCATGTTCAGGTTAAGGATTATGCTGGAGCATTGACATTCTTCTGTGAAATGCAGACTGCTGAGGTGGAGGCAACAGAAGTAACGCTTATATCCGTTCTGGGTGCTTGTGCCAAGATAGGTGCATTGGAGATAGGTAGGAAGATCCACGAGTCCTTGAAAGAGAAGAGATACAACATTGAGGGGTACTTGGGTAATGCCCTTGTAGATATGTATGCTAAATCTGGGAATTTGAGTCTGGCAAGGAAAGTATTCAATGAGCTGAAAATGAAACCGATTAGTTGTTGGAATGCAATGATTATGGGTTTGGCGGTCCATGGTCATTGTGAGGAAGCTTTAGGATTGTTTGCAGACATGGAGTTACGGCTAGACGAGATCAGGCCTAATCGGGTAACTTTCATTGGTGTTCTAATTGCCTGTAGCCATCAGGGTTTGGTGGGACAAGGGCGTCAATACTTTAAGCGCATGATGAATGAGTACAAGATCATGCCTGATATAAAGCATTATGGTTGCATGGTCGATCTTCTTAGTAGATGGGGATTGCTATATGATGCCTGCCAGATGATCAAAACAATGCCTTTGCCCTCGACCGCTGTGTTGTGGAGGACATTGTTGGGTGCGTGTAGGGTTCACGGGAATGCAGATTTGGCCGAGGAATCATTCCAAGAGCTTGCCAAGTTGGAAGCTCTTACTGATGGAGATTATGTTTTATTATCGAACATTTATGCTGAATCTGAGAGATGGGATAACGTTGAGCGACTGCGGAATGAAATGATTGGTGTTGGAGTCCTGAAGAAACTTGGCTCCAGCaatatagagatgagatga
- the LOC122291814 gene encoding pentatricopeptide repeat-containing protein At1g74630-like isoform X1, with protein sequence MMLRATLSQVISKLRQLSSMEELEQAQAFVTKAGLYTHPYALANLIAFSALSPLGSLAHAQAMFEETTKDNSFICNTMIRAYAKSIFPIKAIRIYNHMLRMNGESDHFTYTFVLKACGRASRSVEEGGSCDRFGIARKGAEIHCRFLKLGFDRDGCIQTSLVFMYSQCGFVRLARLAFDEMTEKSVASWNIMLTAYDQINDFEAADALLELMPQKNVASWNTLIARHVRSSNTEAARKVFQEMPERDAVSWNSMIACHVQVKDYAGALTFFCEMQTAEVEATEVTLISVLGACAKIGALEIGRKIHESLKEKRYNIEGYLGNALVDMYAKSGNLSLARKVFNELKMKPISCWNAMIMGLAVHGHCEEALGLFADMELRLDEIRPNRVTFIGVLIACSHQGLVGQGRQYFKRMMNEYKIMPDIKHYGCMVDLLSRWGLLYDACQMIKTMPLPSTAVLWRTLLGACRVHGNADLAEESFQELAKLEALTDGDYVLLSNIYAESERWDNVERLRNEMIGVGVLKKLGSSNIEMR encoded by the coding sequence ATGATGCTGAGAGCCACACTTTCTCAAGTAATCTCCAAGCTTCGGCAACTTTCTTCCATGGAAGAACTAGAACAAGCTCAAGCTTTTGTCACCAAAGCCGGCCTCTACACCCACCCCTATGCGCTCGCAAATCTCATCGCTTTCTCGGCCCTGTCGCCACTAGGAAGCCTAGCGCATGCGCAAGCCATGTTCGAAGAAACTACGAAGGACAACTCTTTTATCTGTAATACCATGATTAGAGCTTACGCTAAAAGCATTTTTCCCATTAAAGCTATTCGCATTTACAACCATATGCTCCGCATGAATGGTGAATCTGATCATTTTACTTATACTTTTGTACTAAAGGCGTGTGGTAGAGCTTCGAGGTCCGTGGAAGAAGGTGGATCATGCGATCGCTTTGGTATTGCTCGTAAGGGAGCTGAGATTCATTGCCGGTTTTTGAAGTTGGGGTTTGACCGTGATGGTTGCATTCAGACGTCGCTTGTTTTTATGTATTCTCAGTGTGGGTTTGTACGCCTCGCTCGTCTAGCGTTCGATGAAATGACTGAAAAAAGTGTCGCATCGTGGAATATCATGCTAACGGCCTACGATCAAATTAATGATTTCGAAGCGGCGGATGCTCTACTTGAGTTGATGCCTCAGAAAAATGTGGCTTCCTGGAACACCTTAATCGCAAGACATGTTAGGTCAAGTAACACTGAAGCTGCTAGAAAGGTGTTTCAAGAGATGCCTGAAAGGGATGCGGTCTCTTGGAATTCCATGATTGCTTGTCATGTTCAGGTTAAGGATTATGCTGGAGCATTGACATTCTTCTGTGAAATGCAGACTGCTGAGGTGGAGGCAACAGAAGTAACGCTTATATCCGTTCTGGGTGCTTGTGCCAAGATAGGTGCATTGGAGATAGGTAGGAAGATCCACGAGTCCTTGAAAGAGAAGAGATACAACATTGAGGGGTACTTGGGTAATGCCCTTGTAGATATGTATGCTAAATCTGGGAATTTGAGTCTGGCAAGGAAAGTATTCAATGAGCTGAAAATGAAACCGATTAGTTGTTGGAATGCAATGATTATGGGTTTGGCGGTCCATGGTCATTGTGAGGAAGCTTTAGGATTGTTTGCAGACATGGAGTTACGGCTAGACGAGATCAGGCCTAATCGGGTAACTTTCATTGGTGTTCTAATTGCCTGTAGCCATCAGGGTTTGGTGGGACAAGGGCGTCAATACTTTAAGCGCATGATGAATGAGTACAAGATCATGCCTGATATAAAGCATTATGGTTGCATGGTCGATCTTCTTAGTAGATGGGGATTGCTATATGATGCCTGCCAGATGATCAAAACAATGCCTTTGCCCTCGACCGCTGTGTTGTGGAGGACATTGTTGGGTGCGTGTAGGGTTCACGGGAATGCAGATTTGGCCGAGGAATCATTCCAAGAGCTTGCCAAGTTGGAAGCTCTTACTGATGGAGATTATGTTTTATTATCGAACATTTATGCTGAATCTGAGAGATGGGATAACGTTGAGCGACTGCGGAATGAAATGATTGGTGTTGGAGTCCTGAAGAAACTTGGCTCCAGCaatatagagatgagatga
- the LOC122290902 gene encoding protein FAR1-RELATED SEQUENCE 5-like, whose translation MGEEEDRMAPRPSTSTSQPFYTQQNEFGSPNLDHHTHHMPYPLASNLEDFIRVEDSLPMPTYTHYPSSSNPDDLRQETPTASITPNGDEFEENVGSCHDADEMFFDINEDLEGTTVVPDDEVQVEPPRSGLEFDSEKEIVAYYKQYAKQEGFGVRTQRTKRDDDGKPVYLTIGCARGGKYHPKPNSNMSKPRATTKTGCKAKVNAALNKNGKWVFTTTENSHNHITVSPKKSRLLRSHKHLDQYSQRILELNDRAGIRMNKNFYSLVVDAGGYENLAFQEKDCRNYIDKARYLRLGKGGSDALNEYFKRMRDQNDGFVSNMDVDDEGRLRNVFWADARSRAAYEYFGDVVSFDTTYLTNRYGMPFAPFVGVNHHGQSILFGAGLLSSEDTHSFVWLFRMWLDCMKGRAPRSIITDQDRAMKNAIAVVFPETRHRYCLWHIMRKLPEKLGSHSKFNLGLKTDIQSALYDSQTTTEFEESWGQLLEKYDLHGNNWLQSLYEERSFWVPVFLKSVFWAGMSTTQRSESMNAFFDGYVHAGTTLKEFVDQFDNALRKKVEVETTADFNSLNQTIPCVSPFNIEKQFQSLYTNAKFKEVQKEFMGLMCCNCWLVSTQGCILTFDVLDEISFDEQTKRVHYSVYYNEDECEVKCTCGLFEMRGIICRHALRVCQLKNINMLPKEYFLDRWRKDLKRHYTLIRSSYDDVRGRSDTRNYELMIQRCSKVAAKISSNTDKVHAFLHYVDEFDKTCEGSTCQSTIQSTMANPAVALDKGKKILSPNVVRGKGRPPNKRKAPPVEKLATKRKKQTCRKLLVDESAVGERPGSQP comes from the exons ATGGGGGAAGAGGAAGATAGAATGGCACCCAGGCCTTCAACGTCGACTTCACAGCCATTTTACACgcaacaaaatgaatttggaagTCCAAACTTAGACCAT CACACTCACCATATGCCCTACCCTTTGGCGAGCAATCTGGAGGATTTTATTAGAGTTGAAGATTCATTACcg ATGCCCACTTATACTCACTACCCGTCCTCGAGTAATCCGGATGACTTGAGGCAAGAAACGCCCACCGCGTCAATTACACCAAATGGTGatgaatttgaagaaaatgttggaaGTTGTCATGATGCTGATG AAATGTTCTTTGACATAAATGAAGATTTGGAGGGTACGACTGTTGTCCCGGATGATGAGGTACAAGTTGAACCACCAAGATCCGGGTTGGAGTTTGACAGTGAGAAAGAGATTGTGGCGTACTATAAGCAGTATGCCAAGCAAGAGGGTTTCGGTGTAAGGACACAGAGGACTAAAAGAGATGATGATGGGAAGCCTGTGTATCTGACCATTGGTTGTGCCCGTGGTGGAAAGTACCATCCAAAGCCAAACAGTAATATGTCGAAGCCACGGGCAACCACTAAAACGGGTTGTAAGGCCAAGGTAAATGCAGCGCTGAACAAAAATGGGAAATGGGTATTCACCACTACTGAGAATTCTCACAACCATATTACCGTGAGCCCCAAGAAAAGTAGACTATTGCGATCTCACAAGCACCTAGATCAGTATAGTCAAAGGATCTTGGAGTTGAATGATAGAGCCGGTATAAGAATGAATAAGAACTTTTATTCTCTTGTTGTTGACGCAGGGGGTTATGAGAATCTAGCTTTTCAAGAGAAAGATTGTAGGAATTACATTGACAAAGCTAGATATCTAAGGTTGGGCAAAGGAGGTAGTGATGCACTTAATGAGTATTTCAAGAGAATGAGAGATCAAAATGATGGCTTCGTTTCTAATATGGACGTGGATGATGAGGGAAGGCTACGGAATgtgttttgggctgatgcacgtAGTCGAGCCGCCTATGAGTATTTTGGAGACGTTGTATCATTCGATACAACGTACCTAACAAATAGGTACGGTATGCCTTTTGCTCCATTCGTTGGTGTTAACCATCATGGGCAGTCCATACTATTTGGGGCGGGATTGCTATCAAGCGAGGACACACAtagttttgtttggttgttccGGATGTGGTTGGATTGCATGAAGGGTAGGGCGCCGAGGTCTATCATAACCGACCAAGATAGAGCAATGAAGAATGCGATTGCTGTTGTATTCCCTGAAACTCGCCATAGATATTGTTTATGGCATATCATGCGCAAACTTCCAGAGAAGTTAGGCTCGCATTCCAAATTCAACCTTGGGTTGAAGACTGATATCCAGTCGGCATTATATGATTCACAGACCACCACAGAATTTGAGGAGAGCTGGGGTCAACTACTTGAAAAGTACGATCTACACGGCAACAATTGGCTTCAGTCATTATATGAGGAAAGGTCCTTTTGGGTTCCTGTTTTCCTGAAGAGTGTATTTTGGGCAGGTATGAGCACAACGCAACGGTctgaaagtatgaatgcattttttgatggGTATGTCCATGCTGGGACGACATTGAAGGAATTTGTCGACCAATTCGATAATGCTCTTAGAAAGAAAGTGGAGGTCGAGACAACGGCCGATTTCAATTCACTTAACCAAACTATCCCCTGCGTATCCCCTTTCAACATTGAGAAGCAGTTTCAATCACTCTACACGAATGCAAAGTTTAAGGAGGTCCAAAAAGAGTTTATGGGCCTAATGTGTTGTAATTGTTGGTTGGTAAGCACACAGGGGTGCATTTTAACATTTGATGTGTTGGATGAAATATCATTTGATGAGCAAACCAAAAGAGTTCATTACTCAGTTTACTATAACGAAGATGAGTGTGAGGTAAAATGCACTTGTGGtttgtttgagatgagagggattatttgtaggcatgcacttagagtctgtcaattgaaaaatattaatatgctGCCGAAGGAATATTTCCTAGATCGATGGAGAAAGGACTTAAAGAGGCATTACACTTTGATCAGAAGTAGTTATGATGATGTGCGGGGTAGATCAGACACGCGTAATTACGAGCTTATGATCCAAAGATGTTCGAAAGTAGCAGCCAAAATATCCTCGAACACTGACAAAGTCCATGCTTTCCTGCACTATGTTGATGAGTTTGATAAAACATGTGAAGGTTCCACATGTCAGTCGACTATCCAATCAACGATGGCCAACCCAGCAGTGGCTTTGGATAAGGGTAAAAAGATTTTAAGCCCTAACGTCGTTAGAGGGAAGGGGAGACCTCCAAATAAGAGGAAGGCTCCACCTGTGGAGAAGCTGGCAACAAAGCGGAAAAAACAG ACTTGCAGGAAACTATTGGTTGATGAAAGTGCAGTGGGTGAGAGGCCAGGATCTCAACCTTAA
- the LOC122290903 gene encoding BAG family molecular chaperone regulator 4-like, giving the protein MGWEIRPGGMLVQKRDSGDASSGATIKIKVSHDSYYHDVTVPTRSTFGDLKIVLSHEIGMEPKEQRLLFRGKEKEDEECLDMTGVKDMSKVVLLEDPTKKERKLEEMQRNQFVLTACEAVAKERTEVDGLSAKIIALKATVRRGTKTMDKEFVVLTELLMVQLLKLGSIEADGEAKVQRRFELKIQEHFIEAIEAADSTLQAIEAANSTHLSPPLLTIEGSVKAAGSS; this is encoded by the exons ATGGGTTGGGAGATCAGGCCTGGTGGCATGCTTGTTCAAAAGAGAGACTCTGGGGATGCCTCTTCTGGGGCTACGATCAAGATCAAGGTCTCCCATGATTCTTATTACCATGATGTCACTGTCCCTACGCGGTCCACTTTTG GGGATTTGAAAATTGTTCTTTCCCATGAAATTGGTATGGAGCCTAAGGAGCAAAGATTGTTGTTTAGAGGGAAAGAAAAGGAGGATGAGGAATGCTTGGACATGACAGGTGTAAAAGATATGTCCAAAGTTGTACTGTTGGAGGATCCGACTAAAAAAGAGAGGAAGCTTGAGGAGATGCAGAGAAATCAATTTGTACTAACGGCCTGTGAGGCAGTTGCCAAAGAGAGAACAGAGGTCGATGGGCTCTCTGCGAAG ATTATAGCTTTGAAGGCGACCGTTCGCAGAGGCACCAAGACCATGGATAAGGAATTTGTTGTATTGACGGAGTTGCTCATGGTGCAGTTGCTTAAATTGGGTTCTATTGAGGCTGATGGAGAAGCAAAAGTGCAGAGGCGGTTTGAG TTAAAAATTCAAGAACATTTTATTGAAGCTATTGAAGCAGCTGACTCTACTTTACAAGCTATTGAAGCAGCTAACTCTACACATCTTAGTCCTCCATTGTTGACTATTGAAGGTTCAGTCAAGGCAGCTGGGAGTTCATGA
- the LOC122292491 gene encoding probable N-acetyltransferase HLS1 isoform X2: MYIYSASELDVKLAGWNCIWNRMGFEVATIRSYEEQSDRAQVEDLERRCGVGPADERLFLLTDTMGDPICRIRNSPTYKMLVAMLDKELVGVIQGSIKVVTVERPPPKDLARVGYILGLRVAPLHRQKGIGSSLVRRLEEWFVANDVDYAYMATDKDNVASVELFVNKFGYIKFRTPAILVNPVHNQPFRISSNVAIEKLKIEEAEFLYRRFMASVEFFPHDIDHVLKNKLTMGTWVAYPRGECFGSNGQVPSSWAMLSVWNSGELFKLRLGKAPLSCLIYTKSSSLMDKFFPCFKLPFLPDFFHPFGFYFMYGVHREGPMSGKLVRTLCKFVHNMATKCKDCKVIVTEVAGNDTLRHHIPHWKLLSCLEDLWCMKAMKFEEKNSLHELTKSPPARLFVDPREV, translated from the exons atgtacatatattcgGCCTCTGAGCTCGA tGTTAAGCTAGCTGGGTGGAACTGCATTTGGAATAGAATGGGGTTTGAGGTGGCTACAATTCGAAGCTATGAAGAGCAATCCGATAGAGCTCAAGTGGAAGATCTCGAGCGAAGATGTGGGGTAGGGCCAGCAGATGAACGATTGTTTCTCTTGACAGATACCATGGGTGACCCCATATGCAGAATTCGAAACAGTCCGACGTACAAGATGCTG GTAGCGATGTTGGACAAGGAATTGGTCGGTGTCATTCAAGGTTCTATTAAGGTTGTCACAGTTGAAAGGCCTCCTCCAAAGGATCTAGCCCGGGTAGGCTACATCTTAGGCCTAAGGGTTGCACCCCTCCATCGACAAAAAGGGATTGGCTCGAGTCTGGTGCGCCGGCTCGAGGAATGGTTCGTTGCCAACGATGTGGATTATGCATACATGGCCACTGACAAAGATAACGTGGCCTCGGTTGAGCTCTTCGTCAACAAGTTTGGCTATATCAAGTTCAGGACTCCGGCTATACTCGTTAACCCGGTTCACAATCAGCCATTTCGTATTTCGTCTAACGTTGCGATAGAGAAGCTCAAGATAGAAGAAGCTGAATTTCTGTACAGAAGATTCATGGCGTCCGTAGAGTTCTTCCCCCATGACATAGACCACGTGCTAAAGAACAAGCTAACTATGGGGACATGGGTGGCTTATCCAAGAGGTGAGTGTTTTGGTTCTAATGGCCAGGTTCCGAGTAGTTGGGCCATGCTTAGCGTATGGAACAGCGGGGAGCTATTCAAGCTAAGGCTAGGGAAAGCACCCTTATCCTGCTTAATATACACAAAAAGCTCGAGTTTGATGGATAAGTTTTTCCCGTGCTTCAAACTGCCTTTCCTGCCGGATTTCTTCCATCCATTTGGGTTCTACTTCATGTATGGGGTGCACCGGGAGGGTCCAATGTCTGGAAAGCTGGTGAGGACTTTGTGCAAATTCGTACACAACATGGCTACAAAGTGTAAGGACTGTAAGGTTATCGTAACAGAAGTTGCTGGTAACGACACGCTGAGACATCACATCCCACACTGGAAATTGCTCTCGTGCCTGGAAGATCTGTGGTGCATGAAGGCCATgaaatttgaagagaaaaacaGCCTCCATGAATTGACAAAAAGCCCACCAGCAAGACTTTTTGTAGACCCCAGAGAAGTATGa
- the LOC122292491 gene encoding probable N-acetyltransferase HLS1 isoform X1 produces the protein MLFFLTYYYLSFFYIFSVKLAGWNCIWNRMGFEVATIRSYEEQSDRAQVEDLERRCGVGPADERLFLLTDTMGDPICRIRNSPTYKMLVAMLDKELVGVIQGSIKVVTVERPPPKDLARVGYILGLRVAPLHRQKGIGSSLVRRLEEWFVANDVDYAYMATDKDNVASVELFVNKFGYIKFRTPAILVNPVHNQPFRISSNVAIEKLKIEEAEFLYRRFMASVEFFPHDIDHVLKNKLTMGTWVAYPRGECFGSNGQVPSSWAMLSVWNSGELFKLRLGKAPLSCLIYTKSSSLMDKFFPCFKLPFLPDFFHPFGFYFMYGVHREGPMSGKLVRTLCKFVHNMATKCKDCKVIVTEVAGNDTLRHHIPHWKLLSCLEDLWCMKAMKFEEKNSLHELTKSPPARLFVDPREV, from the exons atgcttttttttttaacatattattatctctcctttttttacatatttagtGTTAAGCTAGCTGGGTGGAACTGCATTTGGAATAGAATGGGGTTTGAGGTGGCTACAATTCGAAGCTATGAAGAGCAATCCGATAGAGCTCAAGTGGAAGATCTCGAGCGAAGATGTGGGGTAGGGCCAGCAGATGAACGATTGTTTCTCTTGACAGATACCATGGGTGACCCCATATGCAGAATTCGAAACAGTCCGACGTACAAGATGCTG GTAGCGATGTTGGACAAGGAATTGGTCGGTGTCATTCAAGGTTCTATTAAGGTTGTCACAGTTGAAAGGCCTCCTCCAAAGGATCTAGCCCGGGTAGGCTACATCTTAGGCCTAAGGGTTGCACCCCTCCATCGACAAAAAGGGATTGGCTCGAGTCTGGTGCGCCGGCTCGAGGAATGGTTCGTTGCCAACGATGTGGATTATGCATACATGGCCACTGACAAAGATAACGTGGCCTCGGTTGAGCTCTTCGTCAACAAGTTTGGCTATATCAAGTTCAGGACTCCGGCTATACTCGTTAACCCGGTTCACAATCAGCCATTTCGTATTTCGTCTAACGTTGCGATAGAGAAGCTCAAGATAGAAGAAGCTGAATTTCTGTACAGAAGATTCATGGCGTCCGTAGAGTTCTTCCCCCATGACATAGACCACGTGCTAAAGAACAAGCTAACTATGGGGACATGGGTGGCTTATCCAAGAGGTGAGTGTTTTGGTTCTAATGGCCAGGTTCCGAGTAGTTGGGCCATGCTTAGCGTATGGAACAGCGGGGAGCTATTCAAGCTAAGGCTAGGGAAAGCACCCTTATCCTGCTTAATATACACAAAAAGCTCGAGTTTGATGGATAAGTTTTTCCCGTGCTTCAAACTGCCTTTCCTGCCGGATTTCTTCCATCCATTTGGGTTCTACTTCATGTATGGGGTGCACCGGGAGGGTCCAATGTCTGGAAAGCTGGTGAGGACTTTGTGCAAATTCGTACACAACATGGCTACAAAGTGTAAGGACTGTAAGGTTATCGTAACAGAAGTTGCTGGTAACGACACGCTGAGACATCACATCCCACACTGGAAATTGCTCTCGTGCCTGGAAGATCTGTGGTGCATGAAGGCCATgaaatttgaagagaaaaacaGCCTCCATGAATTGACAAAAAGCCCACCAGCAAGACTTTTTGTAGACCCCAGAGAAGTATGa